Within the Phaseolus vulgaris cultivar G19833 chromosome 9, P. vulgaris v2.0, whole genome shotgun sequence genome, the region TCTCATCTGCTGACTTACTATTCATGTAATTTACATCCGACGTCTTTGTTCGTTTAGAACGTTCAAAGCAATTTGAATGTAACTCACTTGTATTACATAGAAAAGGACGACATCCATCcaaattacaagctaattaGATAGGAATCCACTAATAATGAGATTCTAttgttattaaattaattgtataaaattgcgtacaataattacgtataatttgataattattatttcatttgcACCCACCTCTCAAGtttcaagttggtaggtgaagatgaTGAATCCCCAACTTATGTCGTAGCGTAAAAAACTGTTCCTTACATCATCAATCTGGTCTAAAGCATTGCGGTGCTCCAGTTGAACATGTGTTTGTAGCTAAGAGTAGCTTCCTATAAGAGTACAATGCTCCTCATCACAACTATGTTTCTTCTCGTCCACTGATTCACTATTCATGGAATTTGCATCCGACGTTTTTTTCGTTTAAAACGTTCAAAGCAATTTAAATGTAACTCACTTGTGTTACATAAAAAAGGATGAGATACATCCGATGAACACCGTAGAAGTACACAattatgtggaacttccatGCAAATAGGGCAAATTATATCTTccaaattatttgaaattattcCAAATTGTCCCTAGATAAAGGAGCTTTGAAATTATTTGGGAATAGGTTTTTGAATAAGTGTGGGGTGTATCTCATTTTCATAATTTACCTCTtcagttttaaagaaaaaaaaggtagAAAAAAAGGAATACAACAAGAGAAAGAAATGcaaagcaaaataaagaaaataagagtgGATCCTCTAATACATTGAATTAaatcttgaaataaaaagaggagTTGAATTGTCATAAATACTTACACTTGTTTTTAGACCTATCCTCCATtgctcctttgtttttctatggttttAAGCCTATTTTCCCCCTTTTACCTACCTTTACCTTAGCCTAATTACATCCCTTATGAAGACCTCTTGATCTTTGATTGCATGTTTTTTCGATTGTTATGAATATTAGAGTCTTGCTAAGCATATGGTAGTGTTTGTCTGCATGGGTGCTGACTGTAAATACAAACCCTAAACTTGAGAGTAGGAGAGTGTCCAGTGAAgttttgtcaattttgattcaattaactgcttgtatattaaaatataggaatttccattcacatttttcttgatttcttgatttcttgaaattatatcatGTTTGTCATTATGCATTCTTAGAATTTGCTATTTGTTATTTGcactgtttttcttttctttttaaaccttAGAATGTTTTGCCCGGGAGTGCAAAAGGATAAGTGTGGGGgtatttgatgagcatatatttattcacacacaatagccttaatcatagactattggactataataataaataaatccattgttttaattaatatttttataattaggtttatttgggccttaactattattattgttaattttgtgtttttagagtaaattatccggaggaagcatctacctttgcgaatgggccaaatatgcaaaagtccaagttgcttcttgaaccaaaacagaaaaaatattctgaggagaagaaagagaaaataaaagctacaagattccagaaacagaattggaagcaaatcttctgcaaaataaaaagaattatggaaagtggaaactgtttacaaaatctatACTGCAATATTTTCCTAAGATCCTTGGaacagaaaagcctataaaatgacacaagcatcaaggagaaaagggagagcttcatagggttttcttagtttattttcttcttagtaattcttttgttttgcctccacatggaaggctaaacctttttggttgattcttttgtaatttcccattgagttctgaggttttgttcaataaaagtttcgatttttaattctctatagcagttgtttttattgtttaatctcctggaaaactggtttttgtgagaggttgtacttgaacgcatgattgagagtcttccttatcttaaactttggtttcttagttagttcgcattgttctaattaatttcttgggcgcatgattcaagggagaggaggtaagcactcccatggagtatacgcatggaacaaagtgggtattgattaaactagtagacgcatgctttactggtgagtttcagttgaatcagatcggcgcatgttcaatctggtttagctctgttgaaggattgagaaaagattaatctttagagaacctgtgaagaattcaatggtggaagaactagGGATCAActgctttttatttgctattttaatctcttttatattttttgcacaactatctcaaaccccctttttatctttattgttattgctaacttttattgcctgcagatagattttaaaccctgatcaactgattttactattggattcgttgggagacgacttggggacatttgtccacaattatactatcatctctctagtgttagacaagtctacgctagaacgACAGCTATCACCCTTCTCACAAGCAATCATAGAAGTTGTTGTCCCAACAAACTTCGTGACTCCCAAAATTACATTTACAGGTACAAAAGACCCAAAGGGCCTTCCATGCCCAGATGTTGATCTCGGGGGGCACGAACGCCATGCACTGTAAGTTACTCATGGGTACATTTACGGGAACTGCGCTAGTTCATTGGCCTTTCAGATGGAAACATAACTTCATTTGTTCTCTActttgttcagggaacaatttATTGCCAATCAGACTCCACCCCTTCTCCCTTTCGACCTATTTGAGATAAAGCAAAGGCAGAGAGAATCCTTAAAGGATTTTCTGAACCGGTTTGGAGCATTTGTGGTAGAGTTCAACACCCAGGATGAAGCCATTCTCAAATTTTGttcacactttcttctcaaatcttcacacttccactctcCACACCCTCAACTTTTCTATTCCTCACACCCTCTAATCCAAGAAGAGTTCTAGATCCTAACTAGCCGAAACCATTTTAATAGAATGACCAAGTTCATTGAAAAGAACATTGGGGTTTGTCttttcacattttaaaaaaggACATACATGAAGCATAGGCTAGATAGAAAGGAATATTCCATCATGAGCTGTTGCATTGCCTAGGAACAAGTTCTTTTCTTTCCAAGCTAGCAATTCTAGCTTCATTGATTCTATGATCGGTGGCTATAATGAACGAGTTTTCTTGAGTTTACACTACTTCTTCATAAGAATCCATTAAACTTAGAAGCAAACTTAAttatatcaaattttatttatttaagatttaaatTAACAAtcatttatgtattatttttttaagtgacTTATGGAATGAAAGAAATGTGAAATGGAGAGGATCCTTTCCCACAAGTGGGCAGCTTGTGAGTGACATGGTACCTTATCAGATGGGATTAATATGTGGTATATTGGACGATAGCCAAGTGAGATATTTGTTTTTATACAATTACAACAAGAGAAAATGGATAAAGCAACCAAATCCTTTTATACAAAACTAGATAcaacaaaagaaagaaagacacCATTTTAAACAGGCATCATTAAAGAGAAATAAAGCAAAGACACAATAACATACCCTGCTAATCTAACAAGACAAGACGTAAAACATAAAGTTGAATCTACTTGGAGTGTACTAGAGAGTCTAATAAGGTGGCCAAATACTCCCACAACTCATGCCATCGCTCATAACTCCGTTCACATTGTTCATGTCGTTGAAACTCATGTCCAAGTTTCCAAGGTCTGAATTCTGTCCACAAACTGTGGCGCCATTGTATGCGCCGTCATTTCCATGCACAGTGATGGTTGGCGAAACATGCGCCATGCGGCGCAGATTAGTAGTGTTCAGTGGCGGGGGTGTGCTCATTTGACACTGTGTAGGAAGAAGCTGATTGTTTAACGTAGTGAAAGAGCCTCTAGTCACCATGTCCTCTGCTAACTTCACCTATAAGAGTATACACAGATTTCAAATTCTATTAACATGTTTTCCCTCAACCCACACTGAAAAAACTATATTAATAAGCTTCCATCAACCTAATACCTTAGCTCTCAAAGCTTCTACGTCTGATTTCAGCACCCGGTTGTTCGTGTCAGCCTCACGAAAATGTTGACTAGCATCATTGAACTGCTTGTATAGGGTTGCGTTTTCCACTTTCAGTTTTTCAACCTAAGAAACCAAAATTCAAAGGAAAACAAAATCAGTATTTCTCGTGCATCTTATATCAAATATTGATTCTTAACTTCTTAAAAAAACGAAAGAGATTGATGTTAAAGCTTGTAACGTTCCATTGTTTTAATATCATTACTAATTTATTTCCCTAGTTGAAGACTTATCAAATACCTGCGACTCTAAGTCAGCCAACTGCgcttgttttcttcttcttgaccTTCTGGCAGAATTGCGATTAGAAACCTTcctaaaaatcataattaaatttagaatctCAGTGACGTTTAAAATCATCCAAGATTGTATTTAAGATAAACTCTTTCATTGACACTTAGGAGGGAAAAAGAGTATATAATCagtttatcttttttaattcaACTTATTTATTTCCTTCTCTAGTGAGGACTTATCTAAATAAGTAGGTTTTATAATTTGACTTACCTTCTAAGACGTTTCAATTCAACTGCATTTGTGCTCTGTTCACAAGGACCATCTTCATCAGATGGCTCAGAAGAGCCACTTGTGGCTCCTTTCATATCATTCTTCCAGCCCTCTGGTTTATTAGCTGACACTGGACTACCAACTGCCCAGTTTCAATTCAATCCAAAATGTTAAATTCCATAATTAAACTATAATTTAACGAGACATAATAGACATATAATTAAtgcaataatttataaatattttttgtttgtatttcTCTCTATAATTATGATATTTAAGGAATAATATACAAGAGAGATAAACGAGAAAATGTTGTAAACATAATATTACTCTAAATATTATGAGTTAAGGATTAATAATAAATGGGTAAGATGAATGGCTCCTGACATGCAAGAAATAATGGCTATGTAGTGCTCATACCAGTAGCAGTCCCACAAATGGAAGACCGGGAATCAATTGTAGCAGTGATGGTAGAATGCTTGGGAGTTAGGTTTTGTGAAGAAAAAGGGTCTGTTAGTCCACAAGTTGAAAATGAAGTGATAGCATCCTGCAATTACAAAAGGATATGGTTAAGCTAGCTGGATTTTTGTACATCATTTTAGACACTAAAActatctttttccttttttttatcactttgtCCTGGCagacttttttttattctttttcttctttacaTGCAAAACAGCAATGGAGCACATGCACCAAAAATATGCCACAGGGAACTAAAAAAGCAGTATTCCAATAACTCACAGGTTCAAACGGGGTCCACTGAGATAGAGGCAATAATATCAAAGATTTATAAAGAAATCTATCTTTGTACTTgtgtttttgaagaaaaatatgacgccattatattaaaaaaatgaagaaagtatttcatttaattatttgtgattttttagtttaatatttaGGAACTTGTCAACCAGATATACATTAAGTTGATTGTGGTCGAGTAATTGAACTACATATATGTTTTTTACTAATACGATCCATCatgcattaattttttttttattttttttacaatttccACTATTTGAAAGCAGTAATTAAAGATGTTTTCAAAGCTAATCTAAAGTCTAAACAAATTATGATATAAAGgttaatttttcaaaatgaagTCGAGACAAGGGGTTAACTTTTCTAACTTGCTTCTCAACTTAGTTGAGTTTCACACGTACGAAACTTCACTAACTCCTCCAACTTAGTACATGAACCAATGATCATTAGACTTGATTGGATTTTACTAAAACAAATctgaaaattttgttaaaacttaaaatatttaaattgatgCACGGTTACTTAAGtgtttttatgtataaaatatctttgtattaattacttgtttaataAGTCTAGtgtttttatgtataaaatatctttgtattaattacttgtttaatgACTCTAATAGATCACACTAATGTATTACCTACTTCTTCTTAATGATAATTTAGTTTCACTGACTTTGGTTTGAGTGTTAATGATTATATGTGTCGATCGATCAAGTCCGATCATCTCGGTCAGGAAGACCGAACCACGTCAGCGTCAGCCTGTGGATCGGCCATACCAGTACATATATTGATATAAAGGGTTAAACATTTTTACTTGAAACATATTTCTTTAGAAAATGcagtattattttttacaagtaTCCGTCAAAATAGAAACATATGAAGGCTTCTGCACCAACCAAACATAGAGTGGTAGATCGTGTTATTCCTATTTGCCACTTGACCAAAACTAGAATATACGTTATTGCTATTTGCCAGAGACTTGTAACCCATGGATttcaattctttttaatttattgattatGAAATATTTCATGGCGCCAGGCGCAAATTTAGGCCAATGGTACAAGCTTTTAATCACAGAATAATTTGATAGtatcatataatattaaattaggcaaaaagagttccaagaaaaaagttgAGAAGCGATTACAAATATGTAAAAGGTTTAGCATATAATTTTAATGTAgacaaaaagttaaaaaaaaaaaaaacaagggtttttctttatgtatttgtaaaatattatttatgaaccGAACAATTTTCATGACAGTCCACTTGAATAGACAACAAATATTAACAAACTtggaatattaatttaaaaccaTGAAAACCACCTACCGCATTTGGATTAAAAATAGTTTCGTGTTATTGTTGTTTGATTCGTCACTTTTTATGGTACATTTGTTTTTGGTAATTGCCTCGTCACTTTATAGAAAGCTTTTCCACagtgttgttttctttttaatctGCGGGCGGAGGTAAAACTAGTTCTATAAAACAACAGAACTAAATCTAGTTATAAAAtgtttcaataattttcttacaGTTATTCTTTATTCATGTTCGTTATATCACTTGTTTTATACACTCCCTTAAGCATGAACTATTATACAATTATGCACGAAACAATATTacccaataataataataatagatttTTTGGATTGATGCATTAAGGAAAGTCGTGGCCGCTATTGTAATACTAATCATTGAACTGAGCTAGAACTCTATCTGCGAAATAGGTTATTCAATCGTTActtttctttttgaaattttttaaaatgttgatGAAAAACTAATTGACAAGCAAAAGAAGATACATACACGATTAGACAggtaaaattatttacaaaataaatttataatgagCAGTGACACGATTGGCTTGTGATACTGTGGGTGCACACAGGGCAGTTGCAAATAGAAAGAACAGCATGGGATGGGACCCACTCCGAAGGAAGAAagacaagaaacaaaattaaaaaagaaagcgCAATATCAAAGTCCTGCGTTCACACAAGTTCTAAACACAACCCAAGAATGATGCAGTCCACATCACTATGTCTTCTTCACGAACAACTTCACTGCCTCCACCTTCACTCACCCACTCATACCTcccactgttttttttttcttttccttttttggaGAAAGTAACTTTCCTTTCACCTTCACAAATCACTTCACAAATCACTTCACAATAATCAGTGCCAGCCACAACACTATTTCTCTAAACATCTTTAAACATCTTTCACTTCTCCTAAGGATTTGTAGACTAACAAACTATAATGAATTCAACTACaagataaatttaattaaacatatcTCGATTTCAATTCAATTCTTGTGTGAAAAAGAAACacataattattattagtttCTGTTTATCGATACGTTCAGTCTTTCTGTTATTACGGTTAAGGAGGCGTTAGGCGCACGCAGACTACTTGATAGGGAGAACGGTAAGAGGTTTTGAGTTTTCCACGGCAAAAGATGGCGCGACGGTGTTTTtcgttgtgtgtgtgtgtgtgtgtgtgtgtgagagagagagagagagagagaagactGACCGGTAATAGGTTTTGGAACGCGGCGAAGACATCGGTTCCGGCGAGGTTCAGATACCGGAGCTCATCGAGATTAGGAAAGTCATTATCGAGATCGGACTCCGTCGTCGTCATCCGTCGGAAGCAGCCGTGGCCGGAGAAAACCGACGACGGCGAGAGAGATTGTTGAGACGCAGCCAGAACGTGGCCGGAGAGAAAGCGTTAACAGTAGGAGAGAGAATTGGGAGGGAAAAGGGAATGAGAGTAGCAGCTTCAGGGGTATAAATAGAAACCCAATATCAATACacaaattttcattaaaaaaaagaaaggaaaaaaaaaaagattgggCGGCACTTGACATTGAAACGTACCAGAAAGTTTTTTTTGGTGATGAAATCACGAAAGTGACCTAATCAGTCACGTGTAATTACGTGTTTCAACGGTGACTAGGGATTTTTCTAGAATCGAATCTGGACCGTCTATCCAGAATCAGGAAGAGTTCTATACTGACACGTGGCATGGTGAAAATTACAGGTGGGGCTaaattatatttctactttattTCTTGTGTACAGCCTTTAGATTTGGGTCCCTATAGGATTAtaacattatattataaaaaaattaatatatgcgTGATAAATTCATCAATCTTGTTGTTGTATACTTTTCtctaacaatattattaatataggaTTATTTTGAACTGTTTAAACAAATTGTGGTATTTATAAAACTATActacattaaattttttatttcgtTTTTTAATAGAGAGGGAATAAAGGGTGTAGGGTAGGAATAGGATTCACCAGTCCAAACTTGAAAATTCGAAATGAACTATGATGACTTTTGTAAAGAATAATAATGGGACGCTTTTTATGTTGTTGTCTTTCACATTTATATAAATagattgttttttaataatatttatgtgAATTATGATAGAGTTAACACTGCATTTGAGGTATTATCCGTTTTGAATATTGGTatt harbors:
- the LOC137821175 gene encoding basic leucine zipper 9-like yields the protein MTTTESDLDNDFPNLDELRYLNLAGTDVFAAFQNLLPDAITSFSTCGLTDPFSSQNLTPKHSTITATIDSRSSICGTATVGSPVSANKPEGWKNDMKGATSGSSEPSDEDGPCEQSTNAVELKRLRRKVSNRNSARRSRRRKQAQLADLESQVEKLKVENATLYKQFNDASQHFREADTNNRVLKSDVEALRAKVKLAEDMVTRGSFTTLNNQLLPTQCQMSTPPPLNTTNLRRMAHVSPTITVHGNDGAYNGATVCGQNSDLGNLDMSFNDMNNVNGVMSDGMSCGSIWPPY